In a genomic window of Quercus lobata isolate SW786 chromosome 4, ValleyOak3.0 Primary Assembly, whole genome shotgun sequence:
- the LOC115986715 gene encoding protein PIN-LIKES 3-like: protein MEFLDLFIVALMPVLKILLVSAVGLFLATERINLLGADARPYLNNLVFYLFSPSIIFSNLAETITLDSLTNLWFMPVNILLTFIIGSALAWILVKITRAPQHLRSLIIGSCAAGNLGNFPLIIIPAVCDDDNSPFGDSSVCSTDGESYVALSMAIGAVYIWSYVYAIMRLSANKATKEIDSNESTIQDSASGEIPYSEICPEALLPSRGSPTSQEDTDQAEVPSTKSEGKAKVSLLEKANLHLKKIFGYIDFKKIFAPSTIAAIIGFIVGIISPIRKVLVGDDAPLRAIYNSVSLISDATIPCMTLIIGANLLKGLKTSGVGPLIILGIIAIRYIILPSLGIVIVKAANHFGLVGSDSLYQFTLMLQYSLPPAMNVGTISQLLKTGESECSVIMLWTYAVASLFLTLWSTIFMWIVA from the exons ATGGAATTCCTCGATCTATTTATTGTGGCATTAATGCCAGTTCTGAAAATACTTTTGGTTTCCGCTGTTGGTTTATTTCTTGCAACAGAGCGTATCAATCTCTTGGGGGCAGATGCAAGGCCATATTTGAATAAT TTGGTGTTTTATCTGTTCAGTCCATCAATCATTTTTAGCAACCTGGCTGAAACAATTACTTTAGACAGTTTGACAAACTT GTGGTTCATGCCAGTGAACATCCTTCTCACATTCATTATTGGGTCTGCCCTTGCATGGATACTGGTAAAAATCACAAGAGCTCCTCAGCATCTTCGAAGCCTAATCATTGGTTCTTGTGCTGCAG GCAATTTAGGAAACTTTCCTCTGATTATTATCCCAGCAGTTTGTGACGATGATAATAGTCCATTTGGAGATTCTTCTGTTTGCTCAACAGATGGAGAGTCTTATGTTGCGCTTTCTATGGCG ATAGGAGCAGTATATATATGGTCTTATGTGTATGCCATCATGCGGTTATCTGCAAACAAGGCAACTAAAGAAATTGACTCAAATGAATCTACAATACAAGATAGCGCTTCTGGGGAAATTCCATATTCAGAGATTTGTCCAGAAGCACTTCTTCCTTCAAGGGGTAGCCCCACCTCTCAGGAAGATACCGATCAAGCTGAAGTCCCTTCTACCAAATCTGAAGGAAAAGCAAAG GTATCATTGCTGGAGAAGGCTAACCTGCACCTTAAGAAGATTTTTGGGTACATtgacttcaaaaaaatatttgcacCATCGACAATTGCAGCG ATTATTGGCTTTATAGTCGGAATAATCTCTCCAATTCGAAAGGTCCTGGTTGGGGATGATGCTCCTCTTCGTGCCATCTACAATTCTGTGAGTTTGATATC GGACGCAACAATACCATGTATGACATTGATAATTGGAGCGAACCTTCTTAAAG GTCTGAAGACATCTGGAGTAGGTCCATTAATCATCCTAGGAATTATTGCAATTCGGTATATTATATTGCCTTCATTGGGTATTGTTATTGTCAAGGCCGCAAACCATTTTGGTTTGGTGGGATCAGATTCATTATATCAGTTTACACTTATGTTGCAATATTCACTTCCACCCGCTATGAATGTAG GTACTATTTCTCAGTTGCTTAAGACTGGAGAGAGTGAATGCTCTGTCATTATGTTATGGACTTATGCTGTGGCATCACTCTTTCTAACACTGTGGTCAACTATCTTCATGTGGATTGTTGCTTAA
- the LOC115987020 gene encoding sister chromatid cohesion protein DCC1: protein MLLSLELRICSVGFPTILILILQIIIVREMEQTQSGNGGAEAVLNLEPSSSISIAYHSLFGPHDDLILLELDEKLLPDILQQRITLRGQPDEDAVLCTGSKTYGIKFVGNSNSVFLIPPSDQTEFCENSLDCKRKDDDQQGVASVIKVAPGNMELVEVAPRLDKLKLLLSENPYTFQEDLEMEDLEVVEKGNTGLYKWDDLVEKVQASDEELRSELQALSAVEIGGYWRIVDVKYMDTILRMLLHNSVINDWSLDALNEDEVVSMLESDGYPHKLAHHCLHVYGNKVDENLSRQVWKLDERRVCVHFAREILKEGKKKMESFMKEWMQKIPEGMQASFDMLEGEVLTERLGVETWIRAFSVSSLPSSPAERFSILFRERPKWEWKDLQPYIRDLSVPGLSSEGLLLKYTRRSQPTQDAEPVFSAR, encoded by the exons ATGCTTTTGTCCCTGGAGTTGAGGATTTGTAGTGTAGGTTTTCCTACGATTCTCATTTTGATATTACAAATCATAATTGTGAGAGAGATGGAGCAAACACAGTCAGGTAATGGAGGAGCAGAAGCAGTTCTAAATCTCGAACCCAGCTCTTCAATTTCTATTGCATATCACTCTCTATTTGGTCCTCATGATGACCTGATCCTCCTTGAGCTTGATGAGAAACTTCTACCAGATATCCTTCAACAAAG GATAACCTTAAGAGGACAACCTGATGAAGATGCAGTTCTCTGCACTGGGTCAAAAACTTATGGTATCAAGTTTGTTGGTAATTCTAATTCTGTATTCCTTATACCCCCTTCAGATCAAACAGaattttgtgaaaattcttTAGATTGTAAGAGGAAAGATGATGACCAACAAGGTGTTGCATCTGTTATCAAAGTCGCACCTGGTAACATGGAACTTGTTGAAGTTGCTCCAAGACTTGACAAGCTTAAATTGCTTCTCTCTGAGAATCCTTACACGTTCCAGGAGGACTTGGAAATGGAGGATTTGGAGGTGGTAGAGAAAGGTAATACAGGACTCTATAAATGGGATGATCTTGTTGAAAAGGTTCAAGCTAGTGATGAGGAATTGAGGTCTGAATTACAGGCTCTTTCAGCGGTGGAGATTGGTGGTTATTGGAGAATAGTTGATGTGAAGTACATGGACACAATTCTGAGGATGCTATTGCACAATTCAGTAATAAATGACTGGTCACTTGATGCACTTAATGAAGATGAAGTAGTGAGTATGCTAGAATCAGATGGGTATCCTCACAAACTTGCACATCATTGTTTGCATGTGTATGGTAATAAGGTGGATGAGAATTTGAGTAGGCAGGTGTGGAAATTGGATGAGAGGCGAGTATGTGTGCATTTTGCAAGGGAAATTCTGAAAGAGGggaagaagaaaatggaaagtTTCATGAAGGAGTGGATGCAGAAGATTCCAGAAGGGATGCAAGCAAGCTTTGACATGTTGGAAGGCGAAGTTTTGACAGAGAGGCTTGGTGTCGAGACTTGGATTCGTGCCTTCAGTGTTTCTTCTTTGCCATCTTCACCTGCTGAGCGTTTCTCCATCCTTTTTAGAGAGCGGCCAAAATGGGAGTGGAAGGATTTACAGCCTTACATCAG GGATCTGAGTGTACCTGGTCTGTCTTCAGAAGGTTTGCTCCTCAAATACACTCGAAGATCACAACCAACCCAGGATGCAGAACCAGTTTTCAGTGCAAGATAG